One Bradyrhizobium manausense DNA segment encodes these proteins:
- a CDS encoding SDR family oxidoreductase yields MAKSLQDKVIIVTGAGRGIGREIALLCAAEGAKVVVNDPGGAADGAGSSATPAEEVVDEIKKRGGVAVPNFESVAEAVPASKIVKTATDHFGRLDGVVNNAGILRDMIFHKMSVEAFEAVIKVHLMGSFYVSHAAARIFREQESGSFVHFTSTSGLIGNFGQANYAAAKLGIIGLSKSIALDMGRFNVRSNCVSPFAWTRMIGTIPTETEAEKARVEKIKQMGPEKIAPICAYLLSDAAKDVSGQIFGARMNELFLFSQNRPLRSVHRSEGWTPQTIAEHGMPALKGSFYKLDRSADIFPWDPV; encoded by the coding sequence ATGGCAAAGTCACTGCAGGACAAGGTCATCATCGTCACCGGCGCAGGCCGCGGCATCGGGCGCGAGATTGCGCTGCTCTGCGCGGCGGAGGGCGCCAAGGTCGTCGTCAACGATCCCGGCGGGGCCGCCGACGGCGCCGGTTCGAGCGCGACGCCGGCTGAAGAAGTCGTCGACGAGATCAAGAAGCGCGGCGGCGTTGCCGTCCCCAATTTCGAATCAGTCGCGGAAGCCGTTCCCGCCAGCAAGATCGTGAAAACCGCGACCGATCATTTCGGCCGGCTCGACGGCGTCGTCAACAATGCCGGCATCCTGCGCGACATGATCTTCCACAAGATGAGCGTGGAAGCGTTCGAGGCCGTCATCAAGGTCCATCTGATGGGCTCGTTCTATGTCAGCCACGCCGCGGCCCGCATCTTCCGCGAGCAGGAGAGCGGCTCCTTCGTGCATTTCACTTCGACGTCCGGCCTGATCGGTAACTTTGGCCAGGCCAACTACGCGGCGGCCAAGCTCGGCATCATCGGGCTGTCGAAGTCGATCGCGCTCGACATGGGCCGCTTCAATGTCCGTTCGAATTGCGTCTCGCCGTTCGCCTGGACCCGCATGATCGGCACCATTCCGACCGAGACCGAGGCCGAGAAGGCGCGTGTCGAGAAGATCAAGCAGATGGGTCCCGAGAAGATCGCGCCGATCTGCGCCTATCTGCTCTCCGATGCCGCCAAGGACGTCTCCGGGCAAATCTTCGGCGCGCGCATGAACGAGCTGTTCCTGTTCAGCCAGAACCGCCCGCTGCGCTCGGTCCATCGCAGCGAAGGCTGGACGCCACAGACGATCGCGGAGCACGGCATGCCGGCGCTGAAGGGCTCGTTCTACAAGCTCGACCGCTCCGCCGACATCTTCCCGTGGGATCCGGTGTAA
- a CDS encoding crotonase/enoyl-CoA hydratase family protein, translating into MEERVSISISEGVADVRLVRADKMNALDQAMFEALVAATERLSKEKGVRVVVLSGEGRAFCAGLDMGRFAAMKEGGGNGIPGGENRDLTKRTHGQANFPQQAVWGWRQLPVPVIAAIQGVAFGGGFQLALGADMRFLAPDARMSIMEIKWGLVPDMAGTPILASLVRDDILRDLTYTGRIFSAQEAMTYGLATRICDDPRAAALEVAREIAGKSPDAIRAAKRLLNNLSVDPGPALLAESVEQQKLIGSANQTEAVRSNLEKRAAKYAD; encoded by the coding sequence ATGGAAGAGCGCGTCTCGATCTCGATCTCGGAAGGCGTCGCCGACGTGCGCCTGGTGCGCGCGGACAAGATGAATGCGCTCGATCAGGCCATGTTCGAGGCCCTTGTTGCGGCAACCGAGCGGCTTTCGAAGGAAAAGGGCGTGCGTGTCGTCGTGCTGTCAGGCGAGGGGCGCGCGTTCTGCGCCGGTCTCGACATGGGGCGTTTTGCCGCCATGAAGGAGGGCGGCGGCAACGGAATTCCGGGTGGTGAAAATCGCGATCTCACCAAGCGGACGCATGGCCAGGCGAACTTCCCGCAACAAGCGGTATGGGGATGGCGACAGCTGCCGGTTCCGGTGATCGCGGCGATCCAGGGTGTTGCGTTCGGCGGCGGATTCCAGCTCGCGCTCGGCGCCGACATGCGCTTCCTTGCGCCCGACGCACGGATGTCGATCATGGAAATCAAGTGGGGCCTCGTTCCTGACATGGCGGGCACGCCGATCCTGGCCTCACTGGTGCGCGACGATATCCTGCGCGATCTCACCTACACCGGTCGGATCTTCTCGGCGCAGGAGGCGATGACGTATGGCCTCGCCACGCGCATCTGCGACGATCCGCGCGCAGCGGCTCTCGAGGTCGCACGCGAGATCGCCGGCAAGAGCCCCGATGCGATCCGCGCGGCAAAACGCTTGCTCAACAATCTCTCGGTGGATCCTGGTCCGGCGCTGCTCGCGGAATCCGTCGAGCAGCAGAAGCTGATCGGCAGTGCGAACCAGACCGAAGCGGTGCGCTCGAATCTCGAAAAGCGCGCGGCGAAGTATGCGGATTGA
- a CDS encoding YccF domain-containing protein, with amino-acid sequence MAPVSILLNVIWILIGGAWMAFGWLVASIIMAITIIGLPWARAAFNIAVYALLPFGSRAVSRDEVSGLGDIGTGPLGVIGNLIWLLLAGWWLALGHVLTAVIYAITIIGIPFAWAHLKLAGIALWPIGKVIVPA; translated from the coding sequence ATGGCCCCCGTTTCCATCCTGCTCAACGTGATCTGGATCCTCATCGGTGGTGCCTGGATGGCATTCGGCTGGCTGGTGGCATCCATCATCATGGCCATCACGATCATCGGCCTGCCCTGGGCGCGGGCGGCGTTCAACATCGCCGTCTATGCCCTGCTGCCTTTCGGCTCGCGCGCGGTCAGCCGTGACGAGGTCTCCGGCCTGGGCGATATCGGCACCGGTCCGCTCGGGGTGATCGGCAATCTCATCTGGCTCTTGCTGGCCGGCTGGTGGCTGGCGCTCGGTCATGTCCTGACAGCCGTGATCTACGCCATCACCATCATCGGCATCCCCTTCGCCTGGGCCCATTTGAAGCTCGCGGGCATCGCGCTCTGGCCGATCGGCAAGGTGATCGTGCCGGCCTGA
- a CDS encoding amino acid ABC transporter substrate-binding protein gives MLRTLGVALIAGLTFAAPALAADAPAEIKIGTLYASSGRYASISMPVHYGLKLWVEQKNAEGGVYVKAFDKKIPIKLVAYDDQSNTATAATLYNQLITQDKVDLLVADSGSVLTAPAVAIARDHKMFLFDQTGTGASFFSKDNPYIALMADPVSTIWPKPVADFVSHDGPGLGIKKIAILYSTNEFTGTQANAFRKFVKDSGAPIEIVYDQGVPTETTNYTVIINNIANTNPDAVIHFGYAPNDIAFLRNAQDVGANFKMLFSIYAGLETELLEKNVGEKGLEHVFTYVPPQELKYPVNFGMSMDEYKAAWDKKYTDGKVEFGFNSVAGYTTALVIEKTLSVATSLDQLELRKATFSLSNQLKTLDGTFALDEMGGQIGELTPLGQLELNDHGHVKFISIYPHETATGKPVYPRP, from the coding sequence ATGTTGAGAACACTGGGCGTTGCGCTGATTGCAGGTCTGACCTTCGCTGCTCCGGCCCTTGCTGCGGACGCGCCGGCCGAGATCAAGATCGGCACGCTCTACGCGTCGAGCGGACGCTATGCCTCGATCTCGATGCCGGTTCACTACGGATTGAAGCTGTGGGTCGAACAGAAGAACGCCGAAGGCGGCGTCTATGTGAAGGCGTTCGACAAGAAGATCCCGATCAAGCTCGTTGCCTATGACGACCAGAGCAACACGGCGACCGCGGCCACATTGTACAATCAGCTGATCACCCAGGATAAGGTCGATCTTCTGGTCGCCGATTCCGGTTCCGTGCTGACCGCGCCGGCCGTCGCGATTGCCCGCGACCACAAGATGTTCCTGTTCGACCAGACCGGCACCGGCGCCAGCTTCTTCTCCAAGGACAATCCGTACATCGCCCTGATGGCCGATCCGGTGTCGACCATCTGGCCGAAGCCGGTCGCCGATTTCGTCTCGCATGACGGACCCGGCCTCGGCATCAAGAAGATCGCGATCCTTTACTCCACCAACGAGTTCACGGGCACGCAGGCCAACGCCTTCCGCAAGTTCGTCAAGGATTCGGGCGCGCCGATCGAGATCGTCTACGATCAGGGCGTTCCGACCGAGACGACCAACTACACGGTCATCATCAACAACATTGCCAATACGAACCCCGACGCGGTGATTCACTTCGGTTATGCGCCGAACGACATTGCGTTCCTTCGCAACGCCCAGGATGTCGGCGCCAACTTCAAGATGCTGTTCTCGATCTACGCGGGCCTCGAGACCGAGTTGCTCGAAAAGAACGTCGGCGAGAAAGGCCTCGAGCACGTCTTCACCTACGTCCCGCCGCAGGAGCTGAAATATCCCGTGAACTTCGGCATGAGCATGGACGAGTACAAGGCGGCCTGGGACAAGAAGTATACCGACGGCAAGGTCGAGTTCGGCTTCAACTCGGTCGCCGGATATACGACGGCTCTCGTGATCGAAAAGACCTTGTCGGTCGCGACCAGCCTCGATCAGCTCGAATTGCGCAAGGCGACCTTCAGCCTCTCCAATCAACTGAAGACGCTGGACGGCACGTTCGCGCTTGACGAGATGGGCGGCCAGATCGGCGAGCTCACGCCGCTTGGACAACTCGAACTCAACGATCACGGCCACGTCAAGTTCATCTCGATCTATCCTCACGAGACGGCGACCGGAAAGCCGGTCTATCCGCGTCCATGA
- a CDS encoding acyl-CoA synthetase, with protein sequence MSETSPFLGIVSGERRRTHTEVAARADRIASGLAMSGVKQGDCVCMLMRNDIAFLEAAYAAMRLGAYGVPINWHFKPEEINYILGDTGTSVLIGHADMLHALRDAIPKGVTVLSVPTPPEILNNYKIDPDHLKTPDFAIDFESWLAQHQPYDGPVVPQPMNMIYTSGTTGHPKGVRRNAPTSDQQAAGERMRAMIYGLKPGARAILPGPLYHSAPNSFGIRAGKLDGALVLMPRFEPEEFLQLIERYKIDTIFMVPTMFIRLMRLPEEVRRKYDVSSLRHIIHAAAPCPADVKRAMIEWWGPVIYEFYGSTESSAVTFATSEDALKKPGTVGKISPGAELRFIGDDGRVLGVGEIGEIYSRMAGMADFTYHNKPEKRSEIDRDGFITSGDVGYIDEDGYVFICDRKRDMVISGGVNIYPAEIESVLHAVSGVHDCAVFGIPDAEFGEALMAVVEPQPGVALDANDVRARLKTSLADYKVPKHIEIRTGLPREDSGKIFKRRLRDPYWEQAGRKI encoded by the coding sequence ATGAGCGAAACGTCCCCATTCCTCGGCATCGTTTCCGGCGAGCGCCGCCGTACCCACACCGAGGTCGCGGCCCGCGCTGATCGCATCGCGTCGGGCCTCGCCATGTCAGGCGTCAAGCAAGGCGATTGCGTCTGCATGCTGATGCGCAACGACATCGCCTTCCTCGAAGCCGCCTACGCCGCGATGCGGTTGGGCGCCTATGGCGTTCCGATCAACTGGCACTTCAAGCCGGAGGAGATCAACTACATCCTTGGTGACACCGGCACATCCGTGCTGATCGGACATGCCGACATGCTGCACGCCCTGCGCGATGCGATTCCGAAGGGCGTCACCGTGCTCAGCGTACCGACACCTCCAGAGATTTTGAACAACTACAAGATCGATCCCGATCATCTGAAGACGCCGGACTTCGCGATCGATTTCGAATCCTGGCTCGCGCAACACCAGCCGTATGACGGCCCGGTGGTGCCGCAGCCGATGAACATGATCTACACGTCGGGCACGACAGGCCATCCCAAGGGCGTGCGGCGCAATGCCCCGACATCGGATCAGCAGGCCGCCGGCGAGCGCATGCGCGCGATGATCTACGGGCTGAAGCCCGGCGCCCGCGCGATCCTGCCGGGGCCGCTTTATCATTCGGCGCCGAACTCGTTCGGCATCCGCGCCGGCAAGCTCGACGGCGCGCTGGTGCTGATGCCGCGCTTCGAGCCGGAAGAATTTCTCCAACTGATCGAGCGGTACAAGATCGACACCATCTTCATGGTGCCGACCATGTTCATCCGCCTGATGAGATTGCCGGAGGAGGTCCGCCGGAAATACGACGTCTCCTCGCTGCGTCACATCATTCACGCTGCTGCGCCATGCCCGGCGGACGTCAAGCGCGCCATGATCGAATGGTGGGGCCCGGTGATCTACGAGTTCTACGGCTCGACCGAATCCAGCGCCGTCACGTTTGCGACGTCTGAGGACGCGCTGAAGAAGCCCGGCACGGTCGGCAAGATTTCGCCCGGCGCCGAGCTGCGGTTCATCGGCGATGACGGCCGCGTGCTCGGCGTGGGCGAGATCGGGGAGATCTATTCCCGCATGGCCGGGATGGCGGACTTCACCTACCACAACAAGCCGGAGAAACGCTCGGAGATCGACCGCGACGGTTTCATCACGTCCGGCGATGTCGGCTACATCGACGAGGACGGCTACGTCTTCATCTGCGACCGCAAGCGTGACATGGTGATCTCGGGCGGCGTCAATATCTATCCGGCCGAGATCGAGTCTGTGCTGCACGCCGTATCAGGCGTGCATGATTGCGCGGTGTTCGGCATCCCAGACGCCGAGTTCGGTGAAGCGCTGATGGCGGTGGTCGAGCCGCAGCCGGGCGTCGCGCTCGATGCCAATGATGTGCGCGCAAGGCTGAAGACGTCGCTCGCCGATTACAAAGTCCCAAAACACATCGAGATCCGTACCGGACTTCCGCGCGAAGATTCGGGAAAGATCTTCAAACGCCGCCTTCGCGATCCCTATTGGGAGCAGGCCGGCCGCAAGATCTGA
- the ppc gene encoding phosphoenolpyruvate carboxylase — MSLQTVPSDATDLRPNRPEDVQAQEADARLRDDIRLLGRILGDTVRDQEGAELFDLVERIRQTSIRFHRDEDRVARRELEQILDSMSTSETVRIVRAFSYFSHLANIAEDQNNIRQMRAGKNGGSGVLAETLAKARGAGIGTDALRRFFKSALVSPVLTAHPTEVRRKSTMDREMEVAALLDRRERVALTADEAAASDEQLRREVLTLWQTNLLRRTKLTVLDEVANGLSFYDYTFLREVPRLVNLLEDRLEEGGEQAASELASFLRMGSWIGGDRDGNPFVTADVMRGTLRLQSSRVMQFYLEELHVLGSELSIAAHLADVSEELRTLAERSPDTSPHRSGEPYRLAVSGIYARLTATAEKLEVEITRRPVGKGAPYQSVKELQADLDVLHRSLISNNARVIARGRLRLLRRAVDCFGFHLARLDIRQNSAVHERTIAELMDAANPGMSYLALGEEARISLLTNELRSTRALVSPFVKYSDETMGELNVFHAAAEAHARFGSDAIPQCIISMCKGMSDMLEVAVLLKEVGLVHPSGRSAINIVPLFETIEDLQASSGIMDRMLSLHDYRRLVDSRGSVQEVMLGYSDSNKDGGFVTSGWELYKAEIGLVDVFERHGVRLRLFHGRGGSVGRGGGPSYDAIVAQPGGAVNGQIRITEQGEIISSKYSNAEVGRNNLEILAAATLDASLLQPSQSAPRREYLTAMDELSNLAFKAYRGLVYETDGFVDYFWSSTVINEIATLNIGSRPASRKKTRAIEDLRAIPWVFSWAQCRLMLPGWYGFGSAVEQWIAEHPDKGMPFLKELYKEWPFFRMLLSNMDMVLAKSSIAIASRYAELVPDEALREKIFGRIRREWHSCIETLLDIMGQDRLLQGNPLLERSVRHRFPYLDPLNHVQVELLREHRAQNPDEQVLRGIQLTINGISAGLRNTG, encoded by the coding sequence ATGTCCCTCCAGACCGTACCTTCAGACGCCACCGATCTTCGCCCGAACCGGCCTGAGGACGTCCAGGCGCAGGAGGCAGACGCGCGGCTGCGCGACGATATTCGTCTGCTCGGGCGTATCCTGGGCGACACGGTGCGCGACCAGGAGGGCGCTGAATTGTTCGACCTGGTCGAGCGTATCCGGCAGACCTCGATCCGGTTCCACCGCGACGAGGATCGGGTTGCCCGGCGTGAACTCGAGCAAATCCTCGACAGCATGTCGACCTCGGAGACGGTCCGGATCGTCCGTGCCTTCAGCTATTTCTCCCATCTCGCCAACATCGCCGAGGACCAGAACAACATCCGCCAGATGCGCGCCGGCAAGAACGGCGGCTCCGGCGTCCTGGCGGAGACGCTCGCCAAGGCCAGGGGCGCAGGAATCGGCACCGATGCGTTGCGCAGGTTCTTCAAGAGCGCGCTCGTCAGCCCGGTGCTGACGGCGCATCCGACCGAAGTGCGCCGCAAGAGCACGATGGACCGCGAGATGGAGGTCGCCGCGCTGCTCGACCGCCGCGAGCGCGTCGCACTGACCGCGGACGAAGCCGCCGCCAGCGACGAGCAGCTTCGGCGCGAGGTGCTGACCCTGTGGCAGACCAACCTGCTGCGCCGGACCAAGCTCACCGTGCTCGACGAGGTCGCCAACGGCCTGTCGTTCTACGATTACACCTTCCTTCGCGAGGTGCCGCGGCTGGTGAACCTGCTGGAAGACCGGCTGGAGGAGGGCGGCGAGCAGGCCGCCAGCGAGCTCGCCTCTTTCCTGCGCATGGGCAGCTGGATCGGCGGCGACCGCGACGGCAATCCCTTCGTCACCGCCGACGTCATGCGCGGCACGCTGCGGCTGCAGTCGAGCCGGGTGATGCAGTTCTATCTGGAAGAGCTGCACGTGCTCGGCTCGGAATTGTCGATCGCGGCCCACCTCGCCGACGTGTCCGAAGAACTACGGACGCTGGCGGAGCGCTCGCCGGACACCTCGCCGCACCGGAGCGGCGAGCCTTATCGCCTCGCGGTCTCCGGCATCTATGCACGCCTGACCGCGACGGCCGAAAAGCTCGAGGTCGAGATCACCCGTCGTCCCGTCGGCAAGGGCGCGCCCTATCAGAGTGTCAAGGAGCTGCAAGCCGATCTCGACGTGCTGCACCGCTCGCTGATCTCCAACAACGCCCGCGTCATCGCGCGTGGCCGGCTGCGATTGTTGCGCCGCGCGGTGGATTGTTTCGGCTTCCATCTGGCGCGGCTCGACATCCGCCAGAATTCGGCGGTGCATGAGCGCACCATCGCCGAGCTGATGGATGCGGCGAACCCCGGCATGTCCTATCTCGCACTCGGCGAGGAGGCGCGCATCTCGCTGCTCACCAACGAGTTGCGCTCGACGCGCGCGCTGGTCTCGCCGTTCGTCAAATACAGTGACGAGACCATGGGTGAGCTCAACGTCTTCCATGCTGCAGCAGAAGCGCATGCGCGTTTCGGCTCGGACGCGATCCCCCAATGCATCATCTCGATGTGCAAGGGCATGTCCGACATGCTCGAGGTGGCGGTGTTGCTGAAGGAGGTCGGCCTTGTCCACCCCTCCGGCCGCAGCGCCATCAACATCGTGCCGCTGTTCGAGACCATCGAGGATTTGCAGGCGTCGTCCGGCATCATGGACCGCATGCTGTCGCTGCACGATTATCGCCGCCTGGTCGACAGCCGCGGCAGCGTGCAGGAGGTCATGCTCGGCTATTCCGACTCGAACAAGGATGGCGGTTTCGTCACCTCGGGCTGGGAGCTCTACAAGGCCGAGATCGGTCTCGTCGATGTGTTCGAGCGGCACGGCGTCCGCTTGCGCCTGTTCCACGGCCGCGGTGGCTCGGTCGGCCGCGGCGGCGGTCCGAGCTATGACGCTATCGTTGCGCAGCCGGGCGGGGCCGTGAATGGCCAGATCCGCATCACCGAGCAGGGCGAGATCATCTCGTCGAAGTATTCCAACGCCGAAGTCGGCCGCAACAATCTCGAGATCCTGGCGGCTGCGACGCTGGATGCGAGCCTGTTGCAGCCGAGCCAGAGCGCGCCCCGCCGCGAATATCTCACCGCGATGGACGAATTGTCGAACCTCGCCTTCAAGGCCTATCGCGGCCTGGTCTACGAGACCGACGGTTTTGTCGACTATTTCTGGTCCTCGACCGTGATCAACGAGATTGCGACGCTGAACATCGGCAGCCGTCCGGCCTCGCGCAAGAAGACCCGCGCGATCGAGGATCTGCGCGCGATCCCCTGGGTGTTCTCCTGGGCGCAGTGCCGCCTGATGCTGCCGGGCTGGTACGGCTTTGGCAGCGCGGTCGAGCAATGGATCGCGGAGCATCCGGACAAGGGCATGCCGTTCCTGAAGGAGCTCTACAAGGAATGGCCGTTCTTCCGCATGCTGCTGTCAAATATGGACATGGTGCTTGCGAAAAGCTCGATCGCGATCGCCTCGCGCTATGCCGAACTTGTACCTGACGAGGCGCTCCGCGAAAAAATCTTCGGACGCATCCGCCGCGAATGGCATTCCTGCATCGAGACGCTGCTGGACATCATGGGGCAGGACCGGCTGCTGCAAGGCAATCCGCTGCTGGAGCGCTCCGTGCGCCACCGCTTTCCCTATCTCGATCCGCTCAACCACGTGCAGGTCGAACTCCTGCGCGAGCACCGCGCGCAAAACCCGGACGAGCAGGTGCTGCGCGGGATTCAGTTGACGATCAACGGCATCTCGGCGGGATTGCGGAATACGGGATAG
- a CDS encoding thiolase C-terminal domain-containing protein, with protein sequence MRKNQVAVVGAAETTELGVIPNMSQLQLHADAALNAIADAGLKLSDIDGFATAVETPQQVCHYLGIKPTWVDGTSVGGCSFMLHVRHAAAAIEAGLCKTVLITHAESGKSMIGKAPRSIPADSLQGQFEAPYGVYGPPSMFPIPVLRFMKTYGITHEQLASVAVVQREWAAKNPRAMMKDPITVADVLNSRMIAYPFRLLQCCLVTDGGGALILTSADRARDFPRKPVYIMGTGESVETPMVSQMETFNSSRAFKTAGPLAFKEAGIAHKDVDHLMIYDAFAHLPLYGLGDLGFMPHEETGRFIADGNTRPGGKLPLNTNGGGLSYMHSGMYGMYALQESVRQMRGIAPAQVANAKISVCHGVGGMFAASGTIVFTNER encoded by the coding sequence ATGCGCAAGAACCAGGTTGCCGTCGTCGGCGCGGCCGAGACCACCGAGCTCGGCGTCATCCCCAACATGTCACAACTCCAGCTTCACGCGGATGCGGCGCTCAACGCTATTGCCGATGCCGGTCTGAAACTGTCCGACATCGACGGCTTTGCAACCGCGGTCGAGACGCCGCAGCAGGTCTGCCACTATCTCGGCATCAAGCCGACCTGGGTCGACGGCACCTCGGTTGGCGGCTGCTCCTTCATGCTGCACGTCCGCCACGCGGCGGCAGCGATCGAGGCCGGCCTCTGCAAGACCGTGCTGATCACGCATGCCGAGAGCGGCAAGTCGATGATCGGCAAGGCGCCGCGCTCGATCCCCGCCGACAGCCTGCAGGGCCAGTTCGAGGCGCCTTATGGCGTCTACGGCCCGCCCAGCATGTTCCCGATCCCCGTGCTGCGCTTCATGAAGACCTACGGCATCACGCATGAGCAGCTCGCCTCGGTCGCGGTCGTGCAACGCGAATGGGCGGCCAAGAATCCGCGCGCGATGATGAAGGACCCGATCACGGTCGCCGACGTCCTCAATTCGCGCATGATCGCCTATCCGTTCCGACTGCTGCAGTGCTGCCTCGTCACCGACGGCGGCGGCGCGCTGATCCTGACCTCGGCCGACCGTGCCAGGGATTTCCCGCGCAAGCCCGTCTACATCATGGGCACCGGCGAGAGCGTGGAGACGCCGATGGTCAGCCAGATGGAGACGTTCAACTCCTCGCGCGCGTTCAAGACCGCGGGGCCGCTGGCCTTCAAGGAGGCCGGCATCGCTCACAAGGACGTCGATCATTTGATGATCTACGATGCGTTCGCGCATCTGCCCCTGTACGGTCTCGGCGATCTCGGCTTCATGCCGCATGAAGAAACCGGCAGGTTCATCGCGGACGGCAACACGCGGCCCGGCGGGAAGCTGCCGCTCAACACCAATGGCGGCGGCCTCTCCTACATGCATTCGGGCATGTACGGCATGTACGCGCTCCAGGAGAGCGTGCGGCAGATGCGCGGCATCGCGCCGGCGCAGGTCGCCAACGCGAAGATTTCAGTGTGCCACGGCGTCGGCGGCATGTTCGCCGCGTCGGGCACGATCGTGTTTACGAACGAGAGGTAA
- a CDS encoding enoyl-CoA hydratase/isomerase family protein has protein sequence MTDLAKEVLYEVADHIATVTLNAPERMNTISGPMLNDLARLLTEANEDKNVRVVILTGKGRAFCAGLDLRKERDGNGLSAASSPTTINLRNTPPTVLQAMDKPTICAVNGGAAGYGMDTALGCDIRIMAESSKLAAAFVKRGVVPESGGTWLLPRMLGWAKASELIFTGRTLSARECLDWGLANEVVPDAELMNRATAIAREIAANAPLAVQASKRMMRMGLNENFHDHVHHVYLQLLPLFKTQDMAEGMKAFMEKREPKFEGR, from the coding sequence ATGACCGACCTGGCGAAAGAAGTCCTCTACGAGGTCGCAGACCACATCGCGACGGTCACGCTGAATGCGCCGGAGCGCATGAACACCATCTCCGGGCCGATGTTGAACGACCTCGCCCGGCTGCTGACCGAAGCCAATGAGGACAAGAACGTCCGCGTCGTGATCCTCACCGGCAAGGGACGAGCGTTCTGCGCGGGCCTTGATCTGCGCAAGGAACGCGACGGCAATGGCCTGAGCGCGGCGTCCTCGCCGACCACGATCAACCTGCGCAACACGCCGCCCACGGTCTTGCAGGCGATGGACAAGCCGACCATCTGCGCCGTCAACGGCGGCGCGGCCGGCTACGGCATGGACACCGCGCTCGGCTGCGACATCCGCATCATGGCGGAATCCTCAAAGCTCGCCGCCGCCTTCGTCAAGCGCGGCGTCGTGCCGGAATCCGGCGGCACCTGGCTGTTGCCGCGCATGCTCGGCTGGGCCAAGGCCTCCGAGCTGATCTTTACCGGCCGCACGCTCAGCGCGCGCGAGTGCCTGGATTGGGGCCTCGCCAACGAGGTCGTGCCCGATGCCGAACTGATGAACCGCGCCACCGCCATCGCCCGCGAGATCGCCGCCAACGCGCCGCTGGCGGTGCAGGCCTCCAAGCGCATGATGCGGATGGGCCTCAACGAGAATTTTCACGACCATGTCCACCACGTCTATCTCCAGCTGCTTCCGCTGTTCAAGACGCAAGATATGGCCGAGGGCATGAAGGCCTTCATGGAGAAGCGCGAGCCGAAATTCGAGGGACGCTAG
- a CDS encoding Zn-ribbon domain-containing OB-fold protein — protein MAEPQRARPKPTPETQHFWDGAKAGELRLQRCDACAHVYFPPRPFCPSCASRKVSIFKASGKGFLYSYVINHRPAAPGFTPPYAIAVVELAEGPRMMSNIIDCPQTPEALELDMKLEVAFEALDDKITLPVFRPAKG, from the coding sequence ATGGCCGAACCGCAGCGCGCGCGACCGAAACCGACACCGGAAACCCAGCATTTCTGGGACGGCGCGAAAGCGGGCGAATTGCGCCTGCAACGCTGCGATGCCTGTGCGCATGTCTATTTTCCACCGCGCCCGTTCTGCCCGTCCTGCGCCTCGCGCAAGGTCAGCATCTTCAAGGCGAGCGGCAAGGGCTTCCTCTACAGCTACGTGATCAACCATCGTCCCGCCGCGCCCGGTTTCACGCCGCCCTACGCAATCGCCGTGGTTGAGCTCGCAGAAGGGCCGCGGATGATGAGCAACATCATCGACTGTCCGCAGACGCCGGAGGCGCTCGAACTCGACATGAAGCTCGAGGTCGCCTTCGAGGCGCTCGACGACAAGATCACCCTCCCCGTGTTCCGTCCGGCGAAGGGGTAG